Proteins encoded in a region of the Phacochoerus africanus isolate WHEZ1 chromosome 8, ROS_Pafr_v1, whole genome shotgun sequence genome:
- the ZNF319 gene encoding zinc finger protein 319 yields MSESWQQPPQTQPQQPQPPQPQHHAEPPPALAEHTLPPGTAENPLGCAVYGILLQPDPGLQPPQHAPLQAAGEPGPKCGVCGHDLAHLSSPHEHQCLAGHDRSFQCTQCLKIFHQATDLLEHQCVQAEQKPFVCGVCKMGFSLLTSLAQHHSAHSGTGGLVKCSICEKTYKPAEAAEPAAAAAPSLPPAAPPPAVVAPAEQTDKPYSCPICQKPFKHLSELSRHERIHTGEKPYKCTLCDKSFSQSSHLVHHKRTHSSERPYKCAVCEKTFKHRSHLVRHMYAHSGEHHLFRCNVCELHFKESSELLQHPCTPSGERPFRCGECQKAFKRPSDLRQHERTHSAERPFKCDLCPMGFKQQYALMRHRRTHKTEEPFKCGLCEKGFGQPSHLLYHQHVHTLETLFKCPVCQKGFDQSAELLRHKCLPGAAERPFKCPVCNKAYKRASALQKHQLAHCSAAEKPLRCTLCERRFFSSSEFVQHRCDPAREKPLKCPDCEKRFKYASDLQRHRRVHTGEKPYKCPNCDKAFKQREHLNKHQGVHAREQQFKCVWCGERFLDVALLQEHSAQHSAAAAAAEGAYQVAACLP; encoded by the coding sequence ATGTCGGAAAGCTGGCAGCAGCCACCGCAGACACAGCCGCAGCAGCCGCAGCCGCCCCAGCCTCAGCACCACGCAGAACCACCACCAGCCCTGGCTGAACACACATTGCCTCCAGGCACAGCTGAGAACCCCTTGGGCTGTGCGGTCTATGGCATCCTCCTGCAGCCAGACCCGGGCCTGCAGCCCCCGCAACACGCACCCCTGCAGGCAGCCGGCGAGCCGGGCCCCAAGTGCGGCGTGTGTGGTCATGACCTGGCGCACCTTTCCAGCCCGCATGAGCACCAGTGCCTGGCCGGCCACGACCGCTCCTTCCAGTGCACGCAGTGTCTCAAGATCTTCCACCAGGCTACCGACCTGCTGGAGCACCAGTGTGTGCAGGCGGAACAGAAGCCTTTTGTCTGTGGCGTCTGCAAGATGGGCTTCTCACTGCTCACATCCCTGGCGCAGCACCACAGTGCGCACAGCGGCACAGGGGGACTCGTGAAATGTTCCATCTGCGAGAAGACCTATAAGCCCGCCGAGGCGGCCGAGCCCGCAGCCGCTGCTGCCCCCTCGCTGCCCCCTGCGGCCCCTCCGCCTGCCGTCGTCGCCCCTGCGGAACAGACCGACAAGCCCTACAGCTGCCCCATCTGCCAGAAGCCCTTCAAGCACCTGTCGGAGCTCTCGCGGCACGAGCGCATCCACACTGGCGAGAAGCCCTACAAGTGCACGCTGTGCGACAAGAGCTTCAGCCAGTCATCGCACCTGGTGCATCACAAGCGCACGCACAGCTCGGAGCGGCCGTACAAGTGCGCCGTCTGCGAGAAGACCTTCAAGCACCGCTCGCACCTGGTGCGCCACATGTACGCGCACTCGGGCGAGCACCACTTGTTCCGCTGCAACGTGTGCGAGCTGCACTTCAAGGAGTCATCCGAGCTGCTGCAGCACCCGTGCACGCCGAGCGGGGAGCGGCCGTTCCGCTGCGGCGAGTGCCAGAAGGCCTTCAAGCGGCCGTCGGACCTGCGGCAGCACGAGCGCACGCACAGCGCTGAGCGGCCCTTCAAGTGCGACTTGTGCCCCATGGGCTTCAAGCAGCAGTACGCGCTGATGCGGCACCGGCGCACGCACAAGACCGAGGAGCCTTTCAAGTGCGGCCTGTGCGAGAAGGGCTTCGGGCAGCCCAGCCACCTGCTCTACCACCAGCACGTGCACACCCTCGAGACCCTCTTCAAGTGCCCCGTGTGCCAGAAGGGCTTTGACCAGTCGGCCGAGCTGCTGCGGCACAAGTGCCTGCCGGGCGCAGCCGAGCGGCCCTTCAAGTGCCCGGTGTGCAACAAGGCCTACAAGCGGGCGTCAGCCCTGCAGAAGCACCAGCTGGCCCACTGCTCGGCCGCCGAGAAGCCCCTGCGCTGCACCCTGTGTGAACGCCGCTTCTTCTCGTCCTCCGAGTTCGTGCAGCACCGCTGCGACCCGGCAAGGGAGAAGCCGCTCAAGTGCCCGGACTGCGAGAAGCGCTTCAAGTACGCCTCTGACCTGCAGAGGCACCGGCGGGTgcacacgggcgagaagccctacAAGTGCCCCAACTGCGACAAGGCCTTCAAGCAGCGCGAGCACCTCAACAAGCACCAGGGCGTGCACGCCCGCGAGCAGCAGTTCAAGTGCGTGTGGTGCGGTGAGCGCTTCCTGGACGTGGCCCTGCTGCAGGAGCACAGCGCGCAACACAGCGCCGCCGCCGCGGCGGCCGAGGGCGCCTACCAGGTAGCCGCCTGCCTGCCCTGA